In Pyricularia oryzae 70-15 chromosome 2, whole genome shotgun sequence, one genomic interval encodes:
- a CDS encoding potassium/sodium efflux P-type ATPase codes for MPSKSAKAAEEALANHVSGQSNKPLSQPAHALETEQVVEELQANPEDGLTPAEAKKRLEEFGRNEFGEQEGVKPWNILIAQIANAMTLVLILAMAASFGIESIIEGCVVAAVILLNITVGFQQELKAAKTMDSLRSLSSPTAQAVRDGRNITVPTVEIVPGDMVELKTGDTIPADVRIIEAVNFETNEALLTGESLPVRKEAVQTYDADTGPGDRLNVAYSSSTVTKGRARGIVFATGMYTEIGQIAAALRGKDSKRRPVKRKEDGSAGVGRHMQAWSLTVTDAIGRFLGVNVGTPLQRKLAKLAVVLFGTAIICAIIVLGANDFDTSQEVVIYAVATGVAMLPASLVVVLTITMAAGTKRMVQRHVIVRKLKSLEALGGVTNICSDKTGTLTQGNMIVRKAWIPGHGTYSVSKAGEPFNPTVGDIGHRAEQPRDINFCGDDAEGTVIPNEQAKQRVLDTPLLRDYLNLASLANLATVHQTKEGEWHARGDPTEIAIQVFATRFDWNRLSLSGEGKRWNQVAEFPFDSDVKKMSVIFEDTETGETSLFTKGATERVIPSCRKIQMGDEIIPFTDEHERDITANLEVLAKLGLRVLSLASKRNIGKVDNHDNLDRKDFEHELVFQGLIGIYDPPRPESAPSVKKFHQAGVSVHMLTGDHPETARAIALEVGILPSRMGEISADVAKTMVMAASDFDKLSDDDIDRLPRLPLVVARCAPQTKVRMIEALHRRNRFVAMTGDGVNDSPSLKRADVGIAMGESGSDVAKEASDIILTDDNFASILNAVEEGRRMFDNIQKFVLHVLACNIAQACTLLIGLAFKDESGLSVFPLAPVEVMWIIMITSGLPDMALGFEIAAPDVMDRPPHDMKAGIFTWELVADMFAYGLWTAALCLAAFLLVMFGFGDGNLGSNCNNSYSAACDTVYRARATTFAALTWFALFLAWEMLHMRRSFFRMQPKSTKYLTQWFWDVWRNKLLFFSIVAGFVTIFPLLYIPVINTVVFKHAGISWEWGIVFVASLLFFIGCEAWKWAKRVWIRRRASKNQPYGAGNKYDLESRVFGAYFDLSGVALTSDSESRTLADGTSTGEKAYGKQKEEV; via the exons ATGCCCAGCAAATCGGCCAAAGCCGCCGAGGAGGCATTGGCCAACCACGTCTCGGGCCAGTCCAACAAGCCGCTCTCGCAGCCGGCACACGCGCTGGAAACAGAACAGGTGGTGGAGGAGCTGCAGGCGAACCCGGAAGATGGTCTCACTCcggccgaggccaagaagcgccTCGAGGAGTTTGGGCGCAACGAGTTTGGCGAGCAGGAAGGCGTGAAACCCTGGAACATCCTGATCGCCCAGATCGCCAACGCCATGACCCTGGTGCTCATCCTCGCCATGGCGGCGTCGTTTGGCATCGAGTCCATCATCGAGGGCTGCGTCGTGGCGGCCGTCATCCTCCTCAACATCACCGTGGGCTTCCAGCAGGAGCTCAAGGCGGCCAAGACCATGGATTCGCTGCGGTCGCTGAGCTCGCCCAcggcgcaggcggtccgCGACGGCCGCAACATCACGGTGCCGACGGTGGAGATTGTGCCGGGAGACATGGTGGAGCTCAAGACGGGCGACACCATCCCGGCCGACGTGCGCATCATCGAAGCCGTCAACTTTGAGACCAACGAGGCGCTCCTGACTGGCGAGTCGCTGCCGGTCCGCAAGGAAGCGGTCCAGACCTATGACGCAGACACCGGTCCCGGAGATCGGCTCAACGTGGCTTACAGCTCATCGACTGTCACCAAAGGTCGTGCCAGGGGCATCGTTTTCGCGACGGGCATGTACACCGAGATTGGTCAaatcgccgccgccctgcgTGGCAAAGATTCGAAGCGCCGTCCCGTCAAGCGGAAGGAAGACGGCTCGGCCGGCGTCGGTCGTCACATGCAAGCCTGGTCCCTGACCGTCACTGACGCCATCGGTCGTTTCCTTGGCGTGAACGTCGGAACCCCACTGCAACGCAAGCTGGCAAAGTTGGCCGTGGTGCTTTTCGGTACGGCAATCATCTGCGCCATCATCGTGCTCGGCGCCAACGATTTCGACACCTCGCAGGAGGTCGTCATCTACGCCGTGGCGACGGGCGTGGCCATGCTCCCCGCGTCTCTCGTGGTCGTCCTGACCATCACCATGGCGGCCGGGACCAAACGAATGGTGCAGCGGCACGTCATTGTGCGCAAGCTCAAGTCcctcgaggcgctcggcggcGTGACCAACATCTGCTCCGACAAGACGGGCACGCTGACGCAGGGCAACATGATTGTCCGCAAGGCTTGGATCCCCGGGCACGGCACCTACTCGGTCAGCAAGGCGGGCGAGCCCTTCAACCCCACCGTCGGCGACATTGGGCACCGGGCCGAGCAGCCGCGCGACATCAACTTCTGCGGCGACGACGCCGAGGGCACCGTGATCCCCAACGAGCAGGCCAAGCAGCGGGTCCTGGACACGCCGCTCCTGCGAGACTACCTCAACCTCGCCTCGCTGGCCAACCTGGCCACGGTGCACCAGACCAAGGAGGGCGAGTGGCACGCGCGCGGCGACCCGACCGAGATCGCCATCCAGGTCTTTGCCACGCGCTTCGACTGGAACCGCCTCAGCCTCTCGGGGGAGGGCAAGCGCTGGAACCAGGTTGCCGAGTTCCCCTTCGACTCGGACGTCAAGAAGATGTCGGTCATCTTTGAGGACACCGAGACGGGCGAGACGAGCCTCTTCACCAAGGGGGCCACGGAGCGCGTCATTCCCTCGTGCCGCAAGATCCAGATGGGCGACGAAATCATCCCCTTTACCGACGAGCACGAGCGGGACATCACTGCGAACCTCGAGGTCCTGGCCAAGCTCGGCCTGCGAGTCTTGTCTCTGGCCAGCAAGCGCAACATTGGCAAGGTCGACAACCACGACAACCTCGACCGCAAGGACTTTGAGCACGAACTCGTCTTCCAGGGCCTCATTGGCATCTACGACCCGCCCCGCCCAGAGTCGGCTCCTTCGGTCAAGAAGTTCCACCAGGCTGGTGTGAGCGTGCACATGTTGACGGGCGATCACCCCGAGACTGCAAGGGCCATTGCTCTCGAG GTCGGTATTCTTCCCAGCCGCATGGGCGAAATCTCAGCCGACGTGGCCAAGACCATGGTCATGGCAGCGAGCGACTTTGACAAGCTcagcgacgacgacatcGACCGGCTGCCGCGGCTGCCCCTGGTGGTCGCGCGCTGCGCCCCGCAGACAAAGGTGCGCATGATCGAGGCGCTGCACCGCCGCAACCGCTTCGTGGCCATGACGGGCGACGGCGTCAACGACTCGCCGTCCCTCAAGCGCGCAGACGTCGGCATCGCCATGGGCGAGAGCGGCTCGGACGTCGCCAAGGAGGCCTCCGACATCATCCTCACCGACGACAACTTTGCCAGCATCCTCAACGCCGTCGAGGAGGGCCGCCGCATGTTTGACAACATCCAAAAGTTCGTCCTGCACGTCCTGGCCTGCAACATCGCGCAGGCCTGCACCCTGCTGATCGGCCTGGCCTTCAAGGACGAGAGCGGCCTGTCCGTGTTTCCCCTTGCGCCCGTCGAGGTCATGTGGATCATCATGATCACGTCTGGACTGCCCGACATGGCTCTGGGGTTCGAGATTGCCGCACCGGATGTTATGGACCGGCCGCCACACGAc ATGAAAGCAGGCATCTTCACCTGGGAGCTCGTGGCAGACATGTTTGCCTACGGCCTGTGGACGGCCGCGCTGTGCCTGGCCGCCTTCCTGCTCGTCATGTTCGGCTTTGGCGACGGCAACCTCGGCTCCAACTGCAACAACAGctactccgccgcctgcgacACCGTCTACCGCGCCCGCGCCACCACCTTTGCCGCCCTGACGTGGTTCGCGCTCTTCCTCGCCTGGGAGATGCTGCACATGCGCCGGTCCTTCTTCCGCATGCAGCCCAAGTCCACAAAGTACCTTACGCAGTGGTTCTGGGACGTGTGGCGCAACAAGCTCCTCTTTTTCAGCATCGTGGCCGGTTTCGTCACCATCTTCCCGCTGCTTTATATCCCCGTCATTAACACGGTCGTCTTCAAGCACGCCGGCATCTCGTGGGAGTGGGGCATCGTCTTCGTGGCCTCGCTGCTGTTTTTCATCGGCTGCGAGGCCTGGAAGTGGGCCAAGCGCGTGTGGATCCGCCGCCGCGCCAGCAAGAACCAGCCCTACGGCGCCGGCAACAAGTACGACCTCGAGAGCAGGGTCTTTGGCGCCTACTTTGACCTCAGCGGCGTCGCCCTGACCAGCGACTCGGAGAGCCGGACGCTGGCCGACGGGACCTCGACGGGGGAGAAGGCTTACGGCAAGCAAAAGGAGGAGGTTTGA